A genome region from Microcella alkaliphila includes the following:
- a CDS encoding peptidylprolyl isomerase encodes MSIHTAVATIHTTEGDIRVNLYGNHAPKTVTNFVGLATGQIEWTHPATGQKTTDPLYNGVIFHRIIKDFMLQGGDPLGQGIGGPGYEFDDEIHPELQFTEPYLLAMANAGKRGGRGTNGSQFFITTVPTTWLNGNHTIFGAVADDESKKVVDAIEAVPTDGRDKPLQDVVITSIEVAEVA; translated from the coding sequence ATGTCGATTCACACCGCTGTCGCAACCATCCACACGACCGAGGGCGACATTCGTGTCAACCTGTACGGCAACCACGCCCCGAAGACCGTCACAAACTTCGTGGGGCTCGCCACCGGCCAGATCGAATGGACGCACCCGGCGACCGGTCAGAAGACCACCGACCCGCTCTACAACGGCGTGATCTTCCACCGCATCATCAAAGACTTCATGCTGCAGGGGGGCGACCCACTCGGTCAGGGAATCGGCGGACCAGGCTACGAATTCGACGACGAGATCCACCCCGAGCTGCAGTTCACTGAGCCATACCTGCTCGCCATGGCGAACGCCGGTAAGCGTGGTGGCCGAGGAACCAATGGCTCGCAGTTCTTCATCACCACGGTGCCGACCACCTGGCTGAACGGCAATCACACGATCTTCGGCGCCGTCGCCGACGACGAGTCGAAGAAGGTCGTCGACGCCATCGAGGCCGTGCCGACCGATGGCCGCGACAAGCCGCTGCAGGATGTCGTCATCACCAGCATCGAGGTCGCCGAGGTCGCGTGA
- a CDS encoding rhomboid family intramembrane serine protease, giving the protein MTEPAPGAGEAVDPNVCYRHPGRRSFVLCQRCGRTVCGECQTPAAVGVQCPECVAQARSTLPRQKPAYVRAFRRGGATPVVTYTILAITLGVFVLQLVTGGAVTRALGYAPPLTPIEPWRMLTVALVHSPSSFFHILFNMYALFVLGPLLEQLVGRARFLVVYVVSTFAGSVAVLWLAPLTFVVGASGAIFGLFGAFFVIQRRLGGNTVQLMVILGINLALGFVVPGISWQAHVGGLLGGAVVALIMVRTRRRDQQVLQGVLIAVFGALLVASTVLRFSGLG; this is encoded by the coding sequence GTGACCGAACCCGCGCCCGGCGCCGGGGAGGCCGTCGACCCGAACGTCTGTTACCGGCACCCCGGCCGGCGCTCGTTCGTGCTGTGCCAACGGTGCGGCCGCACCGTCTGTGGTGAGTGCCAAACGCCGGCCGCCGTCGGCGTGCAGTGCCCCGAGTGCGTGGCGCAGGCGCGCTCCACACTGCCGAGACAGAAGCCGGCGTACGTTCGCGCATTCCGCCGCGGTGGAGCGACGCCCGTCGTCACCTACACGATCCTCGCTATCACCCTCGGCGTCTTTGTTCTGCAATTGGTGACGGGAGGCGCCGTCACGCGGGCGCTCGGATACGCCCCACCACTCACCCCCATCGAGCCGTGGCGCATGCTGACGGTGGCCCTGGTGCACAGCCCAAGTTCGTTCTTCCACATCCTGTTCAACATGTACGCCCTGTTCGTGCTGGGCCCTCTGCTGGAACAGCTCGTCGGGCGAGCGCGGTTCCTCGTCGTGTACGTGGTGAGCACCTTCGCCGGCTCGGTCGCCGTCTTGTGGCTGGCGCCGCTCACGTTCGTGGTGGGCGCATCCGGCGCGATCTTCGGTCTCTTCGGTGCCTTCTTCGTCATCCAGCGACGGCTGGGCGGCAACACCGTGCAGCTCATGGTGATTCTCGGCATCAACCTGGCACTGGGATTCGTGGTTCCCGGCATCTCGTGGCAGGCGCACGTCGGTGGCCTGCTCGGTGGCGCGGTCGTCGCCCTCATCATGGTGCGCACCCGCAGGCGCGACCAGCAGGTGCTGCAGGGCGTGCTCATCGCCGTGTTCGGCGCCCTGCTCGTGGCCAGTACGGTGCTGCGGTTTTCCGGCCTCGGGTAG
- a CDS encoding cell division protein CrgA, which produces MARTTARDAENPNNARSGADAPNPVWFKPVMFGFMLLGLIWIITYYVSASALPIAAIGPWNIMVGFGIMFIGFLMTTRWR; this is translated from the coding sequence ATGGCACGGACGACTGCGCGCGACGCTGAGAACCCCAACAACGCCCGCAGCGGCGCCGACGCCCCCAACCCGGTGTGGTTCAAGCCGGTGATGTTCGGCTTCATGCTGCTTGGCCTCATCTGGATCATCACCTACTACGTGAGCGCGTCGGCGTTACCGATTGCGGCGATCGGCCCGTGGAACATCATGGTCGGCTTCGGCATCATGTTCATCGGCTTCTTGATGACCACTCGCTGGCGCTAG
- a CDS encoding class E sortase has product MTDSIPNDAAYRPRDGRRMRPGRSRRRLSVVGVFGELLITAGVVVMLFLGWYVWLNDIIAGAQQQNAASEVQEQLRAEFERDRAESPDEPSEPREPGEPAVTAAPPEGEAFGTLIVPRFGDSYVRTIASGVDLQTVLNNPRLGVGHYMETQMPGELGNVALAAHRTTYGAPFADIAELRVGDRIYVETRDGWYEYVFRNLEYVWPTAVQVLEPVPQAPQVEANERYLTLTSCNPRFSAAERIIAYAVFETWYPREDGPPAEISGLTQAAAAPTIG; this is encoded by the coding sequence GTGACCGACAGCATCCCGAACGATGCGGCGTACCGTCCACGCGACGGGCGCCGGATGCGTCCTGGGCGTTCGCGACGCCGACTCAGTGTCGTGGGAGTGTTCGGGGAGCTACTCATCACCGCCGGTGTCGTCGTCATGCTCTTTCTCGGCTGGTACGTGTGGCTGAACGACATCATCGCCGGCGCCCAACAGCAAAACGCCGCCTCCGAGGTGCAAGAGCAGTTGCGCGCGGAGTTCGAACGCGACAGGGCCGAGTCACCTGACGAGCCGAGCGAACCGCGCGAACCGGGCGAGCCCGCCGTCACCGCCGCCCCTCCCGAGGGGGAGGCCTTTGGCACGCTCATCGTTCCGCGCTTCGGCGACAGCTACGTGCGCACGATCGCCTCGGGTGTCGACCTTCAGACGGTCCTGAACAACCCGCGTCTCGGTGTTGGGCATTACATGGAGACGCAGATGCCGGGGGAGCTCGGCAACGTGGCCCTCGCCGCTCACCGCACCACCTACGGGGCTCCCTTCGCCGATATCGCTGAACTCCGCGTGGGTGACCGGATCTACGTCGAGACCCGAGACGGCTGGTACGAGTACGTTTTCCGGAACCTCGAATACGTGTGGCCGACGGCTGTACAGGTGCTTGAGCCTGTACCGCAAGCGCCGCAGGTCGAGGCGAACGAGCGCTACCTGACGCTCACCAGCTGCAACCCGCGATTCTCGGCGGCCGAACGCATCATCGCCTACGCCGTGTTCGAGACCTGGTACCCGCGCGAGGATGGCCCCCCGGCTGAGATCTCGGGCCTGACGCAGGCGGCCGCAGCGCCGACGATCGGTTAG
- a CDS encoding anthranilate synthase component II has product MTVRVLVIDNYDSFVYTLDGYLQQLGAETTVLRNDAVSTDAVAELIADYDAVLVSPGPGNPAEAGISIAAVHAAIAAAKPLLGVCLGHQAIAEALGGVVTHAEELMHGKTSQVVHDGDALFDGVPESFRATRYHSLAVVDGTVPDDLVVTARTEGGVIMGVRHRSAPVHGVQFHPESVLTEGGYRMLGNWLAEAGLPEAAETARGLSPLMSSDAAAGA; this is encoded by the coding sequence GTGACCGTGCGCGTTCTCGTCATCGACAACTACGACAGCTTCGTGTACACGCTCGACGGGTACCTGCAGCAGCTCGGCGCCGAAACAACGGTGTTGCGCAATGACGCCGTCTCCACTGACGCTGTGGCCGAGCTCATCGCCGACTACGACGCGGTGCTCGTCTCGCCCGGCCCCGGTAACCCCGCCGAGGCGGGTATCTCAATCGCCGCTGTACACGCCGCCATCGCCGCCGCCAAGCCCCTTCTGGGGGTGTGCCTGGGCCATCAGGCGATCGCGGAGGCGCTCGGAGGCGTCGTCACGCACGCCGAAGAGCTCATGCACGGCAAGACGTCGCAGGTCGTGCACGACGGGGATGCGCTGTTCGACGGTGTGCCCGAGAGCTTCCGCGCCACGCGCTATCACTCGCTCGCGGTCGTCGACGGAACGGTGCCCGACGACCTGGTCGTCACGGCGCGCACGGAGGGCGGCGTCATCATGGGAGTGCGGCATCGTTCCGCGCCCGTTCACGGCGTGCAGTTCCACCCCGAGTCGGTGCTCACCGAAGGCGGCTACCGGATGCTCGGCAACTGGCTCGCTGAGGCGGGACTTCCCGAGGCGGCTGAGACCGCCCGCGGCCTGAGCCCGCTCATGTCGAGCGACGCGGCTGCGGGCGCGTAG
- the pknB gene encoding Stk1 family PASTA domain-containing Ser/Thr kinase, with product MDSTTPGTRLIAGRYELGALIGRGGMSDVHIATDARLGRRVAVKLLKSSLASDPVFRTRFRQEAQAAARMAHPTIVRVFDAGEEVRREADGSETVIPFIVMEHVDGRLLKDMVLDGPLPAAEASQIIEQVLTALEYSHRAGVVHRDVKPGNIMVTATGQVKVMDFGIARAISDSSATVAQTSTILGTAQYFSPEQARGETVDARTDLYSTGVVLFELLTGRPPFRGDSPVAVAYQHVSEVPPTPSSLNPAVSPALDAVVMHALAKDRFQRFQTAAEFRADLSAAAAGQVPPRRTDSDNDPTMSLFGVNPQATAGTEAAMRQLTIDDDDRRTRTQSRPPVAWIWSGIVVVAVLIAAVLFWAFTLDRDGGLVGTVAVEVPDVVGLAFEDGEAILIDENLRVSAIQETGTAEDEGLILRTEPSPGISVSPGQEIRVFVSSGAARVQMPDVRNLDIAAATAQIESRGLVVGTVTSENSGTIRANVVIRTDPDTGVQLREGDIVNLTISNGLVSVPDLRNLPIGDATAQARNLGLQVTVQADGGCQGAIVVGQSLPPGDQPQSSPITLVYCSGAAGGGSDG from the coding sequence ATGGACAGCACCACCCCCGGCACCCGCCTGATCGCGGGCCGCTACGAGCTCGGTGCGCTCATCGGCCGCGGGGGCATGTCCGACGTGCACATCGCGACGGATGCCCGGCTCGGCCGCCGTGTCGCCGTCAAGCTCTTGAAATCGTCGCTCGCCTCCGACCCGGTGTTCCGCACCCGATTCCGCCAGGAGGCTCAGGCCGCCGCACGTATGGCGCATCCCACGATCGTCCGCGTGTTCGATGCCGGCGAAGAGGTGCGGCGCGAGGCCGACGGGAGCGAAACGGTCATCCCGTTCATCGTCATGGAGCACGTCGACGGGCGCCTTTTGAAAGACATGGTGCTCGACGGTCCGCTGCCCGCGGCCGAGGCGTCGCAGATCATCGAGCAGGTGCTGACCGCGCTCGAGTATTCGCACCGGGCGGGTGTCGTGCACCGCGACGTGAAGCCCGGCAACATCATGGTGACCGCCACCGGCCAGGTGAAGGTCATGGACTTCGGTATCGCCCGCGCGATCTCCGACTCGTCCGCGACGGTCGCGCAGACCTCCACGATCCTCGGCACGGCGCAGTACTTCTCGCCCGAGCAGGCCCGCGGCGAAACCGTGGATGCTCGCACCGACCTCTACTCGACGGGCGTCGTGTTGTTCGAGCTGCTCACGGGGCGCCCGCCCTTCCGAGGTGACTCGCCCGTCGCCGTCGCCTACCAGCACGTGAGTGAGGTTCCGCCGACGCCGAGCAGCCTGAACCCTGCCGTCTCGCCGGCCCTCGACGCCGTTGTCATGCACGCCCTCGCAAAAGACCGATTCCAGCGCTTCCAAACGGCAGCGGAGTTTCGGGCCGACCTCTCGGCTGCCGCGGCCGGACAAGTCCCGCCGCGCCGCACCGACTCAGACAACGACCCGACGATGTCGCTGTTCGGCGTCAACCCGCAGGCGACCGCCGGAACGGAGGCCGCCATGCGGCAGCTGACCATCGACGATGACGACCGCCGTACACGCACGCAGAGCCGACCCCCCGTCGCCTGGATCTGGTCGGGCATCGTCGTCGTCGCCGTGCTGATCGCCGCCGTACTCTTCTGGGCGTTCACCCTCGACCGCGACGGAGGGCTCGTCGGAACCGTTGCCGTCGAGGTGCCCGACGTGGTGGGTCTCGCTTTCGAAGACGGTGAGGCGATTCTTATCGACGAGAACCTGCGGGTGTCCGCCATCCAGGAGACGGGAACGGCCGAGGATGAAGGCCTGATTCTGCGCACCGAGCCGAGTCCCGGCATCTCGGTGTCGCCGGGTCAGGAGATCCGCGTCTTCGTGTCCTCGGGCGCCGCACGCGTGCAAATGCCCGACGTACGCAACCTCGACATCGCCGCCGCGACGGCGCAAATTGAGTCGCGCGGTCTCGTGGTCGGCACGGTCACGAGCGAGAACTCGGGCACGATTCGTGCGAACGTCGTCATTCGCACCGACCCCGACACCGGTGTTCAGCTGCGCGAGGGCGACATCGTGAACCTCACGATCTCTAACGGCCTCGTGTCGGTTCCCGACCTGCGCAACCTCCCCATCGGGGACGCGACGGCGCAGGCCCGCAACCTTGGGCTTCAAGTGACGGTGCAGGCCGACGGCGGCTGCCAGGGCGCCATCGTCGTCGGGCAGTCTCTCCCGCCGGGCGACCAACCACAGTCGTCGCCGATCACCCTCGTGTACTGCAGCGGAGCGGCCGGGGGCGGCAGCGACGGCTGA